A single genomic interval of Gemmatimonadota bacterium harbors:
- a CDS encoding serine hydrolase, whose amino-acid sequence MRCLLLMTVVPLVLAAQSSAVSPLVGVWEGSDRPPAVGAGAVTLRRTATGWRLETGAGSVDAALAERVSLAVPEVGTLRFTVKDGAPAGRAMWVQPAGNMGYGYATPVELRRLRDGSWRGTVRPLGESVTLSMRVWPREDGALLARFRNPEFGWNLGRTFTVQVQDSSVVFRDPASGAVRLTQGYRAATGEIEFDFGRPFALRRTTPTPVVTRYGQVPARRADGWVVAAPARAGLDAGRMRAILQELATADPFGDSTLLVHSLHVARGGRLVVEHFAPGFDNERLHDTRSAFKTFVDVMAGAAMLGGAKLDADTPLHTLPGVDWAVDDPRRGIQLRHLLTHTSGLACDDNDEKSPGNEETMQRQRGQPDWGRYQLALPAVFPPGTHYAYCSGGMHLAASLVAHATGGWLPAFFDRAVAQPLGLAHYALNLTPTGEGYGGGGAYLAPRDLLKLGQLVLDGGRWGGRQVVPRAWMEASIAHQVTTNNGGSDGLAWHRYTVRAAGREWQEVEANGNGGQMVMVVPELQLVVGVTAGNYNRYGTWRRLREEVLPAIIASVARGRG is encoded by the coding sequence ATGCGCTGCCTCCTCCTCATGACCGTCGTGCCACTCGTCCTCGCCGCCCAGTCGAGCGCCGTGTCCCCGCTCGTTGGGGTGTGGGAGGGGAGTGATCGTCCGCCCGCGGTCGGTGCGGGCGCGGTGACGTTGCGTCGTACGGCGACGGGGTGGCGCCTGGAAACTGGTGCCGGGTCGGTAGACGCCGCATTGGCCGAGCGGGTGTCGCTCGCGGTGCCTGAGGTTGGCACGCTGCGGTTCACGGTGAAGGACGGCGCCCCGGCGGGTCGGGCGATGTGGGTGCAGCCCGCAGGGAACATGGGATACGGGTACGCGACTCCCGTTGAGCTGCGGCGTCTGCGTGACGGCAGCTGGCGCGGGACGGTGCGGCCCTTGGGTGAATCGGTGACGCTGTCGATGCGCGTCTGGCCCCGCGAGGATGGCGCGTTGCTGGCCCGGTTCCGCAACCCGGAGTTTGGTTGGAACCTGGGGCGGACCTTTACGGTGCAGGTACAGGATAGTTCGGTGGTGTTCCGGGACCCGGCCAGTGGTGCCGTGCGGCTCACCCAGGGGTATCGCGCGGCGACGGGCGAGATCGAGTTTGATTTCGGACGTCCGTTTGCGCTGCGACGCACGACGCCGACTCCCGTGGTGACACGGTACGGACAGGTGCCGGCGCGCCGTGCGGATGGGTGGGTAGTGGCAGCACCCGCGCGGGCGGGGCTCGACGCGGGTCGGATGCGGGCGATCCTGCAGGAGCTGGCGACCGCCGATCCGTTTGGAGACAGCACCTTGCTCGTGCACAGCCTGCACGTGGCGCGCGGTGGGCGCCTGGTGGTCGAGCACTTCGCCCCGGGGTTCGACAACGAGCGGCTGCATGACACGCGCTCCGCGTTCAAGACCTTTGTCGACGTGATGGCAGGTGCCGCGATGTTGGGTGGCGCGAAGCTCGATGCCGATACGCCGCTGCACACGTTGCCGGGGGTCGATTGGGCCGTGGATGATCCGCGTCGCGGTATTCAGCTGCGCCACCTGCTGACGCACACCTCCGGACTGGCGTGCGACGACAACGATGAGAAGTCGCCGGGGAACGAGGAGACGATGCAGCGCCAGCGGGGGCAGCCGGACTGGGGGCGATACCAGCTCGCCCTGCCCGCCGTGTTTCCGCCGGGAACCCACTATGCCTATTGCTCCGGCGGCATGCACCTCGCGGCGAGTCTCGTCGCGCACGCTACCGGAGGATGGTTGCCGGCGTTCTTCGACCGGGCGGTCGCGCAACCGTTAGGCCTGGCACACTACGCGCTCAACCTGACGCCGACCGGCGAGGGATACGGCGGTGGGGGTGCCTACCTGGCGCCCCGCGACCTGCTCAAGCTCGGGCAGCTCGTGCTGGATGGCGGGCGCTGGGGGGGGCGGCAGGTGGTGCCCCGCGCGTGGATGGAGGCGTCGATCGCGCACCAGGTGACCACGAACAACGGCGGATCCGACGGCCTGGCCTGGCACCGGTACACCGTGCGCGCCGCGGGTCGCGAGTGGCAGGAGGTGGAGGCCAACGGGAACGGGGGCCAGATGGTGATGGTCGTGCCGGAATTGCAGCTCGTGGTTGGGGTCACGGCCGGGAACTACAACCGGTACGGCACTTGGCGCCGGCTTCGCGAAGAGGTGCTTCCGGCGATCATCGCGTCGGTCGCACGCGGCCGGGGGTGA
- a CDS encoding helix-turn-helix transcriptional regulator, with protein sequence MPRQLGYGQFYGSRTREHRGDGFTVALMRPDPVREVELHVHETAHLIIHLEGAYLSSAADAPRVARHPVVVFNPPGTTHRDCYARTDGAFRGRFVSIAIDQGQWQGWQTSPSTDAWCRSDAPVMGAAGRVLHALTQGQQELMESALVELVASSAPTVEAEGPVPPWIARAVELLNDGSSGSVNIAEVARECGVHPVSLARAFRRHLNASPGEVLRQVRLNRAAALLACTNHTISDVAQRCGYAHQSHLNRHFRQALAMTPAMWRRAHRD encoded by the coding sequence ATGCCTCGTCAACTCGGCTACGGCCAGTTTTATGGCTCGCGCACGCGGGAACATCGCGGCGACGGGTTCACGGTGGCCCTCATGCGGCCAGACCCGGTGCGCGAGGTCGAGCTGCACGTCCACGAGACGGCGCACCTGATCATCCACCTCGAGGGGGCGTATCTCTCGAGCGCGGCCGATGCGCCGCGCGTGGCCCGCCATCCGGTGGTGGTGTTCAACCCGCCAGGGACGACGCATCGGGATTGCTATGCCAGGACGGACGGCGCCTTTCGCGGACGATTTGTCTCCATCGCGATCGACCAGGGCCAATGGCAGGGGTGGCAAACGAGTCCGTCGACCGACGCCTGGTGCCGATCGGACGCCCCGGTCATGGGAGCCGCAGGGCGGGTGCTGCATGCCCTCACGCAGGGCCAGCAGGAATTGATGGAGAGTGCGCTGGTAGAGTTGGTGGCGTCGTCGGCGCCGACCGTGGAGGCCGAAGGGCCCGTGCCGCCGTGGATCGCGCGAGCGGTTGAGTTGCTCAACGATGGGAGTTCAGGGTCCGTGAACATTGCGGAGGTCGCGCGCGAGTGCGGGGTGCATCCCGTGTCGCTGGCGCGAGCCTTTCGACGGCACCTGAACGCCAGCCCCGGGGAGGTACTGCGGCAGGTGCGGTTGAACCGCGCGGCGGCGCTCCTCGCCTGCACCAACCACACGATCAGCGACGTAGCCCAGCGGTGTGGGTACGCCCACCAGAGTCACCTGAACCGGCACTTTCGCCAGGCGCTGGCGATGACGCCGGCGATGTGGCGACGCGCGCATCGGGACTGA
- a CDS encoding Ig-like domain-containing protein, producing MTHSKRTTSWVALAALVVSLACGGGGDGGSTTPPPPDNSPATITLSATGAVTLVSGNTLNVTANVLTRDGRPVTGASVVWSSSNAQVASVNGGLITAVLVGTTQVTASVGSVVSSPLAVTTTPGAATRLGLRTQPGGAAVGARFVTQPVVDFLDAAGNVVTTSAGAVNAAIASGGGTLAGTATVSASNGVATFSDLGMSGTIGNRTLSFSTAGLAPVTSAAFALAPGAPAAMVLRRQPVGGAVGAALLTQPIVELRDVSGNVSTGSTAVVTAGLTGFTGTVGGTVAVTAVAGVATFTNLVVSGQPGTYALAFSSTGVPGVAAAPMALPAIIFGLGNEKVQFLDAGASSTAALSTGGPAGFLSRAANRVSIDNNGRFTGVAEGQSWLLGFNNLGADSVLAVVTRSAGGPVARTTLTNYVMRTGDTTYFRLVLDPRNTPVGAFTVVVNFNSQDFSPAYQIGTRTVTGASVTAAQSDPNVFRFSVVTTTPLTAPVEFGEVLLISGPTNARLAMTVQAIEIFGPDGADLFSRVTSTFYPLVFR from the coding sequence ATGACGCACTCCAAACGAACGACCTCGTGGGTCGCACTCGCCGCCCTGGTGGTGAGCCTGGCCTGTGGAGGTGGTGGCGATGGCGGATCCACCACGCCTCCCCCACCTGACAACTCCCCGGCCACCATCACCCTGTCAGCCACCGGGGCGGTGACCCTGGTGTCGGGGAATACCCTGAACGTCACCGCCAACGTGTTGACCCGCGACGGCCGGCCGGTCACGGGGGCGAGCGTGGTGTGGTCGAGTTCCAACGCCCAGGTGGCCTCGGTGAACGGCGGATTGATCACTGCGGTCCTCGTGGGGACCACCCAGGTCACGGCCTCCGTTGGCAGTGTGGTTTCGTCGCCCTTGGCGGTGACAACCACGCCAGGGGCCGCGACGCGACTTGGCTTGCGGACCCAACCTGGCGGAGCGGCCGTGGGTGCACGTTTCGTGACCCAACCGGTGGTCGACTTCCTGGATGCGGCGGGGAATGTGGTCACCACGAGCGCCGGAGCGGTGAACGCGGCGATCGCGAGTGGCGGCGGCACCCTGGCCGGAACTGCGACGGTGTCGGCCTCCAATGGCGTGGCGACGTTCAGCGACCTTGGGATGTCGGGCACGATCGGGAATCGCACGTTGTCGTTCTCGACCGCCGGACTGGCGCCGGTGACGAGTGCGGCGTTTGCCCTCGCGCCGGGGGCGCCGGCGGCGATGGTGCTGCGGCGCCAGCCCGTGGGTGGGGCGGTGGGAGCGGCGCTGCTGACGCAGCCGATCGTTGAGCTGCGAGACGTGAGTGGGAATGTGTCCACGGGTTCGACGGCGGTGGTGACGGCAGGGTTGACCGGATTCACGGGCACGGTCGGCGGAACGGTCGCCGTCACGGCGGTGGCTGGTGTGGCCACCTTCACCAACCTGGTGGTCTCGGGGCAGCCCGGGACGTATGCGCTCGCTTTCTCCTCGACTGGGGTCCCCGGTGTCGCGGCGGCGCCGATGGCGTTGCCGGCGATCATCTTTGGGTTGGGCAACGAGAAAGTGCAGTTCCTCGACGCCGGTGCCAGCTCGACGGCGGCGTTGTCCACCGGTGGACCGGCCGGCTTCCTGTCGCGAGCGGCCAACCGGGTGAGCATCGACAACAACGGCCGTTTCACCGGGGTTGCCGAAGGCCAGAGCTGGCTGCTTGGCTTCAACAACCTGGGTGCGGACTCGGTGCTGGCGGTGGTCACGCGCTCCGCGGGCGGGCCAGTGGCTCGGACGACACTGACAAACTATGTCATGCGCACGGGTGACACGACGTACTTCCGCCTCGTTCTCGACCCGCGGAACACGCCGGTGGGCGCGTTCACGGTGGTCGTGAACTTCAACTCGCAGGATTTTTCTCCAGCGTACCAGATTGGGACGCGCACCGTGACGGGCGCCTCGGTCACGGCGGCGCAGAGCGATCCGAACGTGTTCCGGTTCAGCGTGGTGACGACGACCCCGCTGACGGCCCCGGTCGAGTTTGGTGAAGTGCTGCTGATCAGTGGCCCGACGAATGCCCGCCTGGCGATGACGGTCCAGGCGATCGAGATCTTTGGTCCCGACGGCGCGGATCTCTTCTCGCGCGTCACTTCCACGTTTTATCCGCTGGTGTTCCGATGA